In Nicotiana tabacum cultivar K326 chromosome 19, ASM71507v2, whole genome shotgun sequence, one DNA window encodes the following:
- the LOC107777442 gene encoding ubiquitin-like-conjugating enzyme ATG10 isoform X1 yields the protein MPSDKALINISTWDGTITSTDFYVAAVNFAEQWNNLDLGFPHWSWINCPKGPLLAASKVGLCAFALYICFRLVLYIITTCILQFGQVEGYLSLENMILPGSAEDDRNECGLAGIEDLTCSNEDVFSDTAILVQKHSQERHHYDFHVVYSSSFRVPVLYFRAYCSDGEPLAKEDLERDLPAYTAQELAISKWTFMTQEEHPYLNRPWYTLHPCGTGDWMKLLFSNEPSAVSQGGVAVEKYMISWFSVVCPIFGLKIPLKLFVNVSSCITVQPTSLKMFLM from the exons ATGCCATCAGATAAGGCCCTAATTAACATCTCCACTTGGGATGGCACCATTACATCTACTGATTTTTACGTTGCTGCTGTTAATTTTGCTGAGCAATGGAACAATTTAGATCTAGGGTTTCCTCACTGGTCATGGATCAACTGTCCAAAGGGACCACTGCTTGCTGCTAGCAAGGTTGGTCTTTGTGCATTTGCTTTATATATATGCTTTCGGCTTGTTCTATATATTATTACTACTTGTATTCTGCAATTTGGGCAGGTAGAAGGATATTTATCATTGGAGAATATGATTCTCCCCGGATCTGCTGAG GATGATCGCAATGAATGTGGTCTTGCTGGAATAGAAGATTTGACTTGCTCTAACGAAGATGTATTTAGTGATACTGCCATATTG GTTCAAAAGCACAGCCAGGAAAGACATCATTATGACTTCCATGTCGTCTACAGTTCCTCTTTCAGGGTTCCGGTGCTATATTTCCGTGCATACTGCAGTG ATGGAGAACCCTTGGCAAAAGAAGACCTGGAAAGAGACCTTCCAGCTTATACTGCACAAGAATTAGCAATATCAAAATGGACTTTTATGACTCAGGAG GAGCACCCCTACCTGAATCGGCCGTGGTACACATTACATCCATGTGGAACTGGTGACTGGATGAAGCTACTTTTCAGTAATGAACCTTCAGCGGTGTCTCAAGGTGGAGTTGCAGTTGAGAAATATATGATCTCATGGTTTTCAGTTGTGTGTCCGATCTTTGGTCTTAAAATCCCCTTAAAATTGTTTGTAAATGTGTCTAGCTGTATAACTGTTCAACCAACAAGTCTGAAAATGTTTCTGATGTAA
- the LOC107777442 gene encoding ubiquitin-like-conjugating enzyme ATG10 isoform X3 has product MPSDKALINISTWDGTITSTDFYVAAVNFAEQWNNLDLGFPHWSWINCPKGPLLAASKDDRNECGLAGIEDLTCSNEDVFSDTAILVQKHSQERHHYDFHVVYSSSFRVPVLYFRAYCSDGEPLAKEDLERDLPAYTAQELAISKWTFMTQEEHPYLNRPWYTLHPCGTGDWMKLLFSNEPSAVSQGGVAVEKYMISWFSVVCPIFGLKIPLKLFVNVSSCITVQPTSLKMFLM; this is encoded by the exons ATGCCATCAGATAAGGCCCTAATTAACATCTCCACTTGGGATGGCACCATTACATCTACTGATTTTTACGTTGCTGCTGTTAATTTTGCTGAGCAATGGAACAATTTAGATCTAGGGTTTCCTCACTGGTCATGGATCAACTGTCCAAAGGGACCACTGCTTGCTGCTAGCAAG GATGATCGCAATGAATGTGGTCTTGCTGGAATAGAAGATTTGACTTGCTCTAACGAAGATGTATTTAGTGATACTGCCATATTG GTTCAAAAGCACAGCCAGGAAAGACATCATTATGACTTCCATGTCGTCTACAGTTCCTCTTTCAGGGTTCCGGTGCTATATTTCCGTGCATACTGCAGTG ATGGAGAACCCTTGGCAAAAGAAGACCTGGAAAGAGACCTTCCAGCTTATACTGCACAAGAATTAGCAATATCAAAATGGACTTTTATGACTCAGGAG GAGCACCCCTACCTGAATCGGCCGTGGTACACATTACATCCATGTGGAACTGGTGACTGGATGAAGCTACTTTTCAGTAATGAACCTTCAGCGGTGTCTCAAGGTGGAGTTGCAGTTGAGAAATATATGATCTCATGGTTTTCAGTTGTGTGTCCGATCTTTGGTCTTAAAATCCCCTTAAAATTGTTTGTAAATGTGTCTAGCTGTATAACTGTTCAACCAACAAGTCTGAAAATGTTTCTGATGTAA
- the LOC107777442 gene encoding ubiquitin-like-conjugating enzyme ATG10 isoform X2, translating into MPSDKALINISTWDGTITSTDFYVAAVNFAEQWNNLDLGFPHWSWINCPKGPLLAASKVEGYLSLENMILPGSAEDDRNECGLAGIEDLTCSNEDVFSDTAILVQKHSQERHHYDFHVVYSSSFRVPVLYFRAYCSDGEPLAKEDLERDLPAYTAQELAISKWTFMTQEEHPYLNRPWYTLHPCGTGDWMKLLFSNEPSAVSQGGVAVEKYMISWFSVVCPIFGLKIPLKLFVNVSSCITVQPTSLKMFLM; encoded by the exons ATGCCATCAGATAAGGCCCTAATTAACATCTCCACTTGGGATGGCACCATTACATCTACTGATTTTTACGTTGCTGCTGTTAATTTTGCTGAGCAATGGAACAATTTAGATCTAGGGTTTCCTCACTGGTCATGGATCAACTGTCCAAAGGGACCACTGCTTGCTGCTAGCAAG GTAGAAGGATATTTATCATTGGAGAATATGATTCTCCCCGGATCTGCTGAG GATGATCGCAATGAATGTGGTCTTGCTGGAATAGAAGATTTGACTTGCTCTAACGAAGATGTATTTAGTGATACTGCCATATTG GTTCAAAAGCACAGCCAGGAAAGACATCATTATGACTTCCATGTCGTCTACAGTTCCTCTTTCAGGGTTCCGGTGCTATATTTCCGTGCATACTGCAGTG ATGGAGAACCCTTGGCAAAAGAAGACCTGGAAAGAGACCTTCCAGCTTATACTGCACAAGAATTAGCAATATCAAAATGGACTTTTATGACTCAGGAG GAGCACCCCTACCTGAATCGGCCGTGGTACACATTACATCCATGTGGAACTGGTGACTGGATGAAGCTACTTTTCAGTAATGAACCTTCAGCGGTGTCTCAAGGTGGAGTTGCAGTTGAGAAATATATGATCTCATGGTTTTCAGTTGTGTGTCCGATCTTTGGTCTTAAAATCCCCTTAAAATTGTTTGTAAATGTGTCTAGCTGTATAACTGTTCAACCAACAAGTCTGAAAATGTTTCTGATGTAA